In Bacteroidales bacterium, one DNA window encodes the following:
- a CDS encoding type II toxin-antitoxin system YafQ family toxin, producing MYSLTYTGAFLKDVKRLKRRSTDFQIFKTAIESLEKDGKVNTSFKPHKLGGNYSDCWECHLMSDWLLIWRKDPNMKEIQLIRTGTHADLF from the coding sequence ATGTATTCTCTTACTTATACGGGCGCTTTTCTGAAAGACGTTAAGAGATTGAAGCGCAGATCCACTGATTTCCAAATATTTAAAACAGCAATCGAATCGCTTGAAAAAGATGGCAAGGTTAACACTTCCTTTAAACCGCACAAACTTGGCGGTAATTATTCCGATTGCTGGGAATGCCATTTGATGTCTGACTGGTTATTGATTTGGCGAAAAGATCCCAACATGAAGGAGATTCAACTTATCCGGACAGGTACGCATGCTGATTTATTTTAA